In one window of Eretmochelys imbricata isolate rEreImb1 chromosome 21, rEreImb1.hap1, whole genome shotgun sequence DNA:
- the PRELP gene encoding prolargin, with protein sequence MKAAFRLLLLLILVLISEVNGQRRKPGRKPGLKPARPTPEPVEPTELPPPLPPGPPSVFPDCPRECFCPPDFPSALYCDSRNLRKVPLIPPRIHYLYLQNNFIDSLPEESFKNATGLRWVNLDNNRIKKLDRRVMEQMESLVFLYMEKNQLKEVPSFLPANLEQLRLSRNQISKIPSGVFNKLEHLVLLDLHHNKLSDGVFNKNTFRGLKNLMQLNLAHNILRKLPPGLPSAVHQLFLDRNNIEDIPDDYFKEFPNLAFLRLNYNQISDKGLPKNSFNLSNLLVLQLAHNKLTNMPFINPKLEHLYLNDNSIERINGTQICPTSLVTFQDLSSDLENVPRLRYLRLDGNQLKPPIPLDLMMCFRLLQSVVF encoded by the exons ATGAAGGCAGCATTCAGATTGCTTCTCCTCCTCATCCTTGTGTTGATCTCTGAAGTGAACGGGCAGAGGCGGAAGCCCGGGCGGAAGCCTGGGCTGAAGCCCGCTCGACCGACTCCCGAGCCAGTCGAGCCAACAGAGCTGCCTCCGCCCCTGCCACCGGGCCCCCCCTCCGTCTTCCCGGATTGCCCCAGAGAATGCTTTTGTCCTCCAGACTTCCCCTCAGCCCTCTACTGTGACAGCCGCAACCTGAGGAAGGTGCCCCTCATCCCTCCCAGGATCCACTACCTCTATCTGCAGAACAACTTCATTGACAGCCTCCCGGAGGAGTCCTTCAAGAATGCCACGGGGCTGAGGTGGGTCAACCTGGACAACAACCGCATCAAGAAGTTGGACCGGCGGGTGATGGAGCAGATGGAGAGCCTCGTCTTTCTGTACATGGAGAAGAACCAGCTCAAAGAGGTGCCGTCCTTCCTGCCAGCTAACCTGGAGCAGCTGCGTCTGAGCAGGAATCAGATCTCCAAGATCCCCTCTGGGGTTTTCAACAAGCTGGAGCACCTGGTCCTCCTGGACCTGCACCACAACAAGCTGAGTGACGGAGTCTTCAACAAAAACACATTCCGGGGGCTCAAGAACCTCATGCAGCTCAACCTAGCCCACAACATCCTGCGGAAGTTGCCTCCCGGGCTGCCCAGTGCTGTCCACCAGCTCTTCCTAGACAGGAACAACATTGAGGACATCCCCGATGATTACTTCAAAGAATTTCCCAATCTGGCCTTCCTCAGGCTCAACTACAATCAGATTTCTGACAAAGGGCTGCCCAAGAACTCCTTCAACCTCAGCAACCTGCTGGTGCTGCAACTGGCGCACAATAAGCTCACCAACATGCCCTTCATCAACCCCAAACTGGAGCACCTCTACCTAAACGACAATTCCATTGAAA gaATCAACGGGACCCAGATTTGCCCCACCTCCCTGGTCACCTTCCAAGACCTCTCCTCAGATCTAGAAAACGTGCCCCGGCTTCGTTACCTGCGCCTGGACGGCAACCAACTGAAACCGCCCATTCCCTTGGACCTCATGATGTGCTTCCGGCTCCTACAGTCAGTCGTGTTTTAA